A genomic stretch from Erigeron canadensis isolate Cc75 chromosome 9, C_canadensis_v1, whole genome shotgun sequence includes:
- the LOC122582769 gene encoding probable serine/threonine-protein kinase PBL26 — protein sequence MRVVIQELEKALSFHENNKDPYRLSFEDIRLATQNFKRENRIGVGGFGRVYKGELTHLNGNGHYTIVAKRLDTSHGQGETQFYNELQILYEYKHENVIGLVGYSNETDEKIIVYEHASKGSLDGYLSDVSLTWNNRLKICIDFATGLDFLHGRLNWQEAVIHRDIKPANILLFDDWKAKIGDFGLSMISTINQDTNYVIDHACGTRGYLDPLYLKSGFLTVESDIYSFGVVLFEILCGRSTYAIYHQKGEYLPSFIKHVFAEGKQHELVFEAIKDEIVPKSLTTFQDIAYQCVDEDREKRPRAKEVLSQLKKALKYQNRKINCTFFNFQGGG from the exons ATGAGAGTTGTCATCCAGGAACTTGAGAAAGCATTATCCTTTCAT GAAAACAACAAAGATCCCTACAGACTCTCATTTGAAGACATAAGATTGGCCACACAAAACTTCAAGCGTGAAAATCGGATTGGAGTGGGCGGTTTTGGAAGGGTATACAAAGGAGAGCTTACACATTTAAATGGTAATGGACATTATACCATTGTTGCAAAGCGGTTAGATACAAGTCATGGTCAAGGAGAGACACAATTTTACAATGAGTTACAAATTCTTTACGAGTATAAGCATGAGAATGTTATCGGTCTTGTAGGCTATAGCAATGAAACAGATGAAAAAATCATCGTTTATGAACATGCATCTAAAGGAAGTCTTGACGGGTATTTAAGTGATGTTAGCCTTACATGGAATAACCGACTTAAGATATGTATCGATTTTGCAACTGGGCTAGATTTCCTTCATGGACGTCTTAATTGGCAAGAGGCAGTCATACATAGGGATATCAAACCTGCTaacattttactttttgatGACTGGAAAGCAAAAATTGGTGATTTTGGACTTTCGATGATAAGTACCATAAATCAGGATACAAACTATGTAATTGATCATGCTTGTGGCACACGAGGCTATTTAGACCCCTTGTACTTAAAATCAGGTTTCTTAACAGTAGAATCCGACATTTATTCATTTGGTGTGGTTTTATTTGAGATTTTGTGCGGGAGATCAACGTACGCAATCTACCATCAAAAGGGTGAGTATCTACCTAGTTTCATCAAACACGTATTTGCAGAAGGAAAACAACATGAGTTGGTGTTCGAGGCGATAAAGGATGAAATCGTGCCAAAATCGTTGACAACATTTCAAGACATCGCCTACCAATGCGTAGACGAAGATAGAGAAAAACGACCGAGAGCAAAAGAAGTTTTATCACAACTTAAGAAGGCATTAAAATACCAA